The Geothermobacter hydrogeniphilus genome segment AAATCGCGGTTATGGATGCATTACGGCAGCATGGTTATGAATGTGTTCCGCAACTCGGGGTGGCCGGTTTCTATCTTGATCTGGCGGTCAGGGACCCTGGTAAACCCGGCCGGTTTTTGATGGGGATTGAATGTGATGGTGCCACCTACCATTCTGCTAAATCCACCCGAGACCGAGACCGTCTTCGCCAGGAAATCCTGGAAGGTCTTGGGTGGAGGATCGCCAGGATCTGGTCAACTGACTGGTTCAAAAACCCTCAAGCTTCATTGACGCCCATTATACGACAGTTGGAAAAACTCAAGTCTGATGTTTCACCGTCTGTCGGTTTTGAGGAAGGTGAATTATGTACGGCGCAGGAAAGTGGTTCGCATGATGAGTCTCTGGAAAATTTCGCAGGAGAAATGTTGCCTTCTGGGGGTGGAGAGTCTGATTTAGATCTTGAAAAAAGGCTGCTCGACTTCCACCAATCAGTCATAGAAAAAGAAAACCCGCATATTAAACCCGATCAGCGTTTACTGCGTCCCGCCATGTTGAAATCGTTGCTGTTTCATCTGCCCTCATCCAAGGGAGAGTTTCTCGAACTGATCCCCTCCAGTTTGAGGTTGGGAACCGCAGCGGAGGAAGGAAAGTTCATCGGTCCCGTATGTGAAATTATTGCGGATTATGGCTGAGATGGAAGCTATGGTGGAACCTGGTTGAATAAGTTTCATTTTTAAACCAGTAATGCAGGAAGGTCTAAATCCGATGGAGAAAATTTCTGATCTGTTCACAACAAAACTGACCATCGGTGTCACCGGTTTTTCCCGCTCGGGGAAAACCGTTTTTATCGGTGCTCTGGCGCAGGCGCTGGTCTGTGCCGATGCCTGGAAGCAGAAAACGGGGCAGGGACCTCTGGCGCAGTTCGGACCGCTTGAACGCGGTCAGTTTCGGGCGGCTCGTATCCGCGACGATGTTCATGCAGACACTCCCCAGTTCCCCTTTCGCCAGGTGCGTGACAGCCTGGCGACACACGATGCCGCCTGGCCGCAGGCGACGGAAGGAATCTCCCGCCTTGTTCTCGACCTCGATTACCACACAACCGGATTTTACAAGCGCATCAAAACACTCCGCATTGAGTTGATCGACTACCCCGGAGAGTGGCTGGTCGATCTCCCCATGCTTGAACAGTCCTACGCTGAGTGGTCGGAGCAGGCTCTGGCATTGGCTGGAACAGAGCTTCGCTCCTCCTGGAGCGAGCCCTTTTTCGCCCAGTTGGGGCGGCTTGGGACGGGGGAGAAGTTCGATGAAGAACAGGCCATCAAGTTGACCGGGTCCTGGGCGGGCTATTTGCAGCAGGCCGCTGATTACGGGCTGTCCCGCAATCAGCCTGGGCGTCTCCTGCGTCCCGGCGCATTGCGGAATTCTCCGGTCCTGCGACTCTTCCCGCTGCCGGAGGTCTGCCGTGACAGTCCCTTTGGCAAGGGGATGGAGAAGCGCTTCGAGGAGTACAAGAAGAAGATCATCAAGCCCTTCTTCCGTGAGCACTTCAAGCATATCGATCGCCAGATCGTGATGCTCGATCTGCTGCGGGTGCTGCAGCAGGGCAAGCAGGCCTTTGATGAAATGGTGGAGACCTTTCGCGAGGTGCTGCCGGTATTTCACTATGGCAGAAAAAATCTGATTCCCTGGCTGGGCGGCACGAAGATCAGTCGACTGCTGTTTGCCGCCACCAAGGGAGACCACGTCACCCGTGGCGATCGGGCCAACCTGGAGCAGATGGTGAGACGTATGCTGTCGCTGGTCGATGACAGAAATGAATTACGCAGCCAGGTGGCTGATTACGAGGTGATGACCCTGGCTTCGGTGCGGGCGACCGAGGACCGGATGACGGTGAAAGCCCCCAAAAGGGAAATCCTCTACGGCCGTCCCGCCGGCGAAGGGAAGGCGAGCCAGTGGGATCCGGGTGGTTTGCCGCTCGATATGCCGCCGGATTGGGCAACAGTATTTTTCGAGTTTTACCGTTTTGAGCCACCGCCGATGGCCGAAGCCCTCAGCGAGGGGTATCCGGCCATCAATCTCGGTAAGGCTCTTGATTATCTCATCGGGGAGGATTTGAAGTGAACGATCAGATTAGAAGGCCCGGTGCCGTTCAGGAAGAGGCGGAGCCGCTTGAAGGAACGGGTACCTCCTCTGCGGCGGAAGTCCATCCCCCCTCGCCGCCAAGGAGCCCCGGGGAGGTCAAAGACAAAAGCGAGGTCATGGCCGAGCCCGAAACCTCTCAGGAGGATTCCGCTGACCTGTTCGGCCTGCCGGAGATGGCTCAGAGTTCTCCCTGGAAGCTGGTCGGATGGGTTTTGGTGGCTACGGTTCTGGTGTGGCTTCTCACCGAGGTTGCGGTCTCTCTGGTCCGAGCTTATCAGGAGCAGACAGTCTGGCTTCTGTTGCCGATGGCCTTCCTTTCCGTGTGCCTAGTGGTCCTTCTGGTCTGGGCCGCCTGGCGTGAGATACGGGCGATTCGCAGTATCGATTTTCTGGCCGAACGCGAAGAGAAAATCAAGCAATGTGTGCATGAGGCAGACCTTCGAAGACTTAAACAGGTCCTGGCACCGACCCTGGACAAAATGCGGCGGAGAACCCCGACCCTCATTCGTGATTTTGAGGCGGCTGTTGCTTCCCGGGAGAAGCCGGAGGATTACCTGCAGCAGTTCGATAACTTGGTTCTCACCAGGCTGGACGAGGAGGTTCGGCAGGTTATCCGCAAGTCCACCATGTCTGGGGCCCTCGGGGTCGCGGTTGCCCCGCATCCGGCCCTCGACGCTTTCATCGTCGTCTGGCGCGCCAAACGGATGATCTGTGCAATCGGTGAAATTTACGGTCTGCAACCGACTGGTTTTTCAGCTTTGAGGCTGATCAAGCACGCCCTGACCAGCGCCATGGTCGCCGCGACGGTGCAGAAAATGGGCGAGCTGTCCATCGACAAGTTTGGTGACCGTATGCCGGCTCTTCATGTTTTCAAGCCGGTCGCAGAGGCAACGACTACAGCGGTGCGGCTCTATCGGTTGGGTAAAGTGACCCAGCAGGCATGTCGGCCGGTGCCTCTGGAGTCAAAGCTGTGATTTATTGTTCTGTAGAGAGGGGGCCGTTTTGAAATTTCGTATCTTTTTAAGGGGATTGAAAAACTTCGTTCTTTGCTTGTTGCTGATTGGGGTTTCCGCACTTTTCTTCAATGGACTGCGTGAGGCCTACCTTGAAGAACAGGCAATTGCCGAGTTGGAACTCATCCCCGATCACAATTATGTTCCCGACATCGAAAAATTGGTGTCAGAGCGGAAGCTGGACGAGGCTCTGGCCATGGCACGTTTTGTCACCAGTCATCCGGATATGCCGGGGCAGCAGGATGCGGCGCGGCTGGAGAAGGAGATCGTTGCCGAAAAGAAATCTTACTGGGGCAAGGCTAAGCGGGCGGCATCCGGTTTCGTGACTGGTGAGGGGGGGGCCGGCGAAGAGGTTGCCGGAGCTATCGCCTCTGACCTGGTGTTGTGGGGGGATGTTCGGGACCTCTCCAAACAAGCCTGGTACAAGGCTTCCGGTCAGGAGACGGACCCGGTTCTGGCGGCCCTTGCCGGAATTGGCCTTCTGACCGAGGTTGTCGATGCTGCCGACTGGGCGCCGGCGGTACTCAAAGCCTTCCGGAAAGTTGGTGCCCTCTCGCGGAAATTTATTGACTATCTCGTCACGGTCTGCAGGAAGTCGATCAAGGCCAGAAAGCTGGAAAAGGGGTTGGGTGGTGTTTTTGTCCATCTCAAAATCCTTGGTCAAAAGTTGGGGTTGAGCCGCACTGCGGCGGTTTTCAAGCATGTAGACGATCCGGAAGATTTGGCCGCCCTGGCCCGGGTTGCGAAAAAGAGTCCCGATG includes the following:
- a CDS encoding YcjX family protein; the protein is MEKISDLFTTKLTIGVTGFSRSGKTVFIGALAQALVCADAWKQKTGQGPLAQFGPLERGQFRAARIRDDVHADTPQFPFRQVRDSLATHDAAWPQATEGISRLVLDLDYHTTGFYKRIKTLRIELIDYPGEWLVDLPMLEQSYAEWSEQALALAGTELRSSWSEPFFAQLGRLGTGEKFDEEQAIKLTGSWAGYLQQAADYGLSRNQPGRLLRPGALRNSPVLRLFPLPEVCRDSPFGKGMEKRFEEYKKKIIKPFFREHFKHIDRQIVMLDLLRVLQQGKQAFDEMVETFREVLPVFHYGRKNLIPWLGGTKISRLLFAATKGDHVTRGDRANLEQMVRRMLSLVDDRNELRSQVADYEVMTLASVRATEDRMTVKAPKREILYGRPAGEGKASQWDPGGLPLDMPPDWATVFFEFYRFEPPPMAEALSEGYPAINLGKALDYLIGEDLK
- a CDS encoding YcjF family protein, coding for MNDQIRRPGAVQEEAEPLEGTGTSSAAEVHPPSPPRSPGEVKDKSEVMAEPETSQEDSADLFGLPEMAQSSPWKLVGWVLVATVLVWLLTEVAVSLVRAYQEQTVWLLLPMAFLSVCLVVLLVWAAWREIRAIRSIDFLAEREEKIKQCVHEADLRRLKQVLAPTLDKMRRRTPTLIRDFEAAVASREKPEDYLQQFDNLVLTRLDEEVRQVIRKSTMSGALGVAVAPHPALDAFIVVWRAKRMICAIGEIYGLQPTGFSALRLIKHALTSAMVAATVQKMGELSIDKFGDRMPALHVFKPVAEATTTAVRLYRLGKVTQQACRPVPLESKL